tttgtcgtggtcACTCATGGGAAAGTGATATTATGTCATGGTcacaagatcattttgtcgaggtaaagacattttaatgttgtggcctcgagatgttatgttgagggaacaacatattTATCTCGTGGCCATGAGTTTAAtgagtaaacaaacctgcgtgaccatagcaacccaggattatcaaatatggatttattaatatttaattttgaattaggaaattattatttaatttattatagaaATGATTTCATTATTTCTTTATTACATTAACCATAGGCTTTGGCTACTAGGCTGTATTACGTGCGGCagtcagcattcaaatgaagtttatcatgaataaatgttacataaagtgcataatataaaataggcctacaagaaagcatttttatccatcctacagtcttgtaagtccaATAACTGATAGTCTTTTCcccataatatatgtatattattattgttattattagcctattattattggttatatttttagaatcttttatataattttttttattttatattatatattaacaaatatttcattttatttagggTAATTAATAGACCAcaattataaatactatatagTGTTTCATTGAGGAATTAATCATTCAGGTAGTTTCTTTTGTAAATTAATCATTCACGTAGTTTCTTTTGTAAATTAATCATTCACGTAGTTTCTTTTGTAAATGAAAACTCAACACGCTAATTTATTATCACACATGggcataaatacaatcataaagtcaaaactttattggcataattgtcagataaatgataaatgagcgtgttgtgttttcatttacaaatgaaactacGTGAATGATTCATTCCTTAGCGAAACACTAAAGTATTTATAATTATGGTCTATTATCTAgccgaaataaaatgaaatatattttaaatttaaactgcatttcAGCAAAAATTTCAGTCAgcataatcaaagctttattggcatgtcGAGCATTGACAGtagaatattatttacaaaagtattcagaaagTTTAGTAAAGAGATTGaaatgaaggaaaaaaattaatataagtgAATATAAACAAAACGAATGAAAACAACTGCGCACAGATACAACAGATACTGTGGTAAAAATgtagttattatatttataacacTTAGCCTAGTTAAGCTGCATGACACGAACATGAGAGTGCAGTTTTCCCTGAAAACCAGTACGACTGCAAATTTGACATTCATTTATACAAGAGTTCAAACgagtttaaataatatttaaagactTACATttaagaacaacaacaataataataataatatacaatattgtCAATGTTGACTGTTAGTGCTTAATTTGGTTAACGAAAATACTTCCAAACAAAGATCGCAGGCACAGCTGAACACTTGTGCAACTCTGagcaacaaataatttaaaaaaccaAACTCATAACATTATTTATGCTGTTGTAATTTTGCAGTGTATCTTCTGCAGTGGAAAGATAAATTTTTCGTTATTACTGATttcatttgcttggtaacagctctatagtgtcttattatattaagtaaatttattaataaaatgtaattattttatatgaaagatgaaacatgcatttaataaagTTAGGGGAAAATGCCCTTTTATATACTGGAAATCAATCTAAAACAGTTTTAGTAAGCAGGAACCTTAGTAAAATTAAATGTCATTTCCCAGCAACAAAATTGTGGCCAGTGAAAATGCTGAGTGGCTAGTAATTTTGGAAAACTACTATCCACAGTGGCTGGtgacataaaaaaatgttaatgtcaaGACCTGTATacagtgaatatttgtatttagctattgcatttaaaaatgtgtcatttaaccAGAGTAAGGTGGTGGGGGTCCCTGACACATGTCAAACTATAAAAAGGCATGAAAGATGCAAGACGTTTGGTAACCACTGCTCCAATACAAATAGATTTCTCAAACTAGGGACCTTCCCCTTACATTGTgaattcttaaagggggggtgaaatgctcgttttcactcaatatcctgttaatcttgagtacctatagagtagtactgcatccttcataacaccaaaaagtcttaagttttattacattcataagagaaagatagtctgtaccgatttttcccggaaaaacacgaccgactggaggcgtgactccatccactggtcccttaatgctgtttttttttttggtaatctgtgaagggttgtctagcactggcaaccaaaaacacacttcttttgtgacttttcgtgacgctctcgctctgatcagtgaatcgctctgatcagtgaatcgctcgatcagtgaaatgtctgtgctgctcagcctcgctatacgggagcgcgcgctcttccggcagaagagcgcgcacttaggacccatataaggaaattcctctccatctaacgtcacacagagccatactcgaataaaaactttccgaaacttgtgacaaaccggaaggagtattttgggaacagaaatactccttcaaacgtacaaattaattttttaaactttgtccatgtttagcatgggaatccaactctttaacagtgtaaaaaactctgtatgcatgaaatagcatttcacccccccctttaaaacattattaaattaaaaattacattctatacataacaaattacatttattataataaattataaataatacaaaatattccACTTATATAAAAAGCTTATGCGTAGAAGGCAAGATGGTAAAGTTGATTAACAATGTGGGAAGAGTTATTCAAATGCTTAATATAAGATGCTTCATTAGCTTTATGCACACAGGGGACTGTGAACAAATTCAGGGTTATGAATACATAAAAGTTCTAAAACATTAGAGAAAAcctgctataataataataaaaaatatatctatatatattcattattttcaaCACTTTGCATTCTAAGCACTTTCATAATAATACTGatgcaaaaaatttaattctaGCATTATATAGGAAGAATGTCACATAACCTCACCTGTCCTCATCCTCTTCCAGTCGTGAGTCTGTGAGGATCGGCCCAGGATGACATACTTGCCAATGGGACTGTGGTTGTCATATCCACGGCTCCATCTCAACTCAACCGATGTGTCATTGACACTAGTCACCACTAAACCTCCAGGGGGTCCTGGGGGGCCTGTAAAGAAACAAACCATCAGCTTTATCAAAGAATCTAcaatacttttgttttttttttcacaagtgaAAGTGGTTTAGCTGAGCTGCTTTCTTTACAAAATCTGTATCAACGGGCTTATGGGAACCAAACCCCAAGGATATAGATCTAATAAATTTAGATTTCATGACTCCACATTTCATTCTGAGAGCTGAGTTCTGAGCATAGTCTGGCTAAAAACGATCAAGCTGAGGAAAAGCATAAGAATCGAGCTGTGGAACAGCCATCGTATCTTTAATAAGATCTCTGTTACTGCTCAGCCAGATGGAAGCCCTCACCCCTCACGACCAGTTTGGCCGAGGCCACCGCGCTGTCCACCACCGTCTGGGCCGTGCAGGTGTATGTGCCAGCATGACTGAGCTGTCCGTTCACTATCACCAGGTCACCAATCGTCTCTTTCTATGTAAAGTGAcaatgaaaagaaaaggaaacCTTATTAAAAAGGAATATTAGCCCACTTCAGCTTCACAGGagcattttcatgtttttatttcatgcttAATCTGGCAAGATTTCAAATGTGGGATTTAAAAATTGACTATATATAATATGTCTAAAAGGGATTTACTTTGAAGTGAATCCTATTAAAGCTAAATCTCGGAGTGTGTGAGGAGCCTGCTGCTTCTGGAATACGGATTCAGATGGTATTACTAATCTTACTGATTTCAAATATTTAGATCATAACtagtttttcacatttttttgagGTATTTGGTTGCATGCTagagtgttgtgggtggttgtcagGTTTATAAGATGTATTTAGTATACTGTTGCAATGGCACGCCAAAGTGTCAAATCTCTATGACTTTGAAGAGCATAAGAGActaaagtttgtggtttttaaACACCATTTCATGTCAAGTGCTTACCCCCTCCATACGCCGATAGTGTCCATTTGGATCCTCTAGGTCCAGCAGAACTCCATTGAGGGACCAGGTGAAGGTCAGATCCATTGTAGGGTCATGTGACGCATGGCACTGCAGACTGGCATTTTCATCCTGATTAATATCAGCATTAGAGGGTGCTAATGTGATTTTTGTGGCATCTGTTTAAGAAAACAAGGTCAAAAACATAACTTCGATACACTCATTTCATAAATAGATTTCATACACTGAAAGCATTTGCGCCCACAATAAAGTAGCTGATGATTACTAAAATTAACATTTGAGAGATTTACTCTACATTCAGAACCACAAGCCAGAAATGCACTAAGGCTTGAAATTGAGACATAACAGAAGATATGTGCACAATGAACATACAGATAGAAAGTTGATAAAGGTGTTTACATGCAAAGAAAACTAGGCTAAAAAGTCTAAAGGTGTGTCAAGAAAAGTCCAGATTGTGCTTAACCATTAATGACATTTGTTTATGGGTTTTACGGGATCTTACGCTTTCAAGCATAATCTGTGTAAAACAGCATGTAAACACTGCAATATTTAGTGCTAAACTGATAACCTGAGACCTTTAAACTAGATAAACAAAGAATTAGGTTTTGTTACCTCTGACAGACAGGTGTCCTGTGCTGTTGGCTTTGCCGAGGTAGTTTTCAGCAAAGCAGGTGTACTTTCCTTCATCAGAACGACTGATGTTATAGATCCACAGAACCCCATCTGGAGTGACTGTTATCCTGGTGAGAGTTCATTACATGGACTTTTTGAGATCACAGTAAGCATCTACAGAACAGGTAAACAGCTTCCCTGTACAGTGCCTCACCAAACTCATTTAAACAATCTCGCAAGGTCATTTTTCTGTCAGTAATAAAATATACTGAGTTTAAAGCATTTAGGAGACCTTTGAAACACTTCATTACTGGATTACCTGGTACTATTGGTCAGTAGCTCTGTGCCACGGCTCCAGAAGAGAGTTGGTTTTGGAGCTGCCCGAGGTTTACACTCCATTTTTACCTGTCCGCCCCGGGCAGCAGGAACCAGCTTCCGCACTGGATTTAACCTAAAGTCTGGGGCCTGGACTGAAATAGGGTGAAAGGATGGAGCAGGAAGGGAGATAGGAAACCACACAGAGGATTTAAAAACAATCATACAATAACTGGGGTTCAGGCATGACTGGGTGGGTTAAGGTAGACAACAGGAGAAACATGTCAATGTTTATGCAGAGATAATTCTGATTCATTATCATGTTCAGACTCAGTTGTGCTCACCTTGAACTCTGAGCTCAGCGTTTGAGTAAATAGTGCCGTGTTTGTTTTCGGCCACACACTGATACATCCCGGAATCCTCCAGGGCGAGGTTACTGATCCTCAGTCGGCCGTTATTCACTTCCACACGGTCCTGCACACAGGTAAGTGTCAGACTGTGTAAGAGACATAATGCACATGCACATTGCCACCAGCAGAGGGATACACAACATTGCTCTTGTCAATCTACCTCTAGCTGAAAAAAATAATGAGCAGGTTATTCACTGTCACATCTCACTGCCTCTAAGTCATGAAGAGTTTTCTAAAATTGAGTAAGCATATATCAGTCTGAGTCTTGACAGCTAGAGCTCCTGTTCATTTCTGATAACACACACATTGTCAGATGACAGTCCAgcttcagttgtgtgtgtgtgtgtgtgtatggctgACCTGTGTGATGAGGGGCTGTCCGTTACGGAGCCAGTGAATGGTGGGTCTCGGTTTGCCCGCAGCAACACAACTCCACTGCAGCTCCGAACTGATTTCCACCTCAGAGTCACTCATGACCTGAAGCCACTCAGGCTGGGCTGGAGAGCAAGAAGACAGCAGATTTTACTTTTTCAGTTCAATTTTTAGGTTTAAGTCTATTTCTAATACTTagtctaatatttttattttagctttactctaataaacaatttttaataattttagttaacaataacgaCACAATGTTTTATGTCATGTCAGACTTCTACCAAAGGTAACAacaacaggaaaatgttgtagaAATTTGATTCTAGTGCTGTCGTTATCCTACCTTGAACAGAGATGCGTCCCTGATGTGTCTCACGGCCTTCTGAGTTGTAAACCTCACACTCATAAATGCCCTCGTCATCAAAATTCAGTTCAGGAATAATCAGGATGGGTCCCTCTGCACTTGCTCCGACCTTAGGTGGTAAAATCCCATCCACCTTCCTCCAGTGGATTTTAGGAATGGGACTTAGGGAGGAAAGTAAAGAGCGAGCAAGAGGATGTTagaaaaaaatgttacatttttatagcTGACTGTGTTATGGATTATGCTGAACCGATGAAGCAGTGATCTCTGAAGGGGGGTGGGGAGCTAAGGGGGACTTACTTGCCATAGGCAAAGCATTCCAACTGAGCGGTTTGTCCCGATAATACATACGTCTCAGCGGGAAAACGCACTCTGATATTTGGAGTGGCTTTCCTTGGGTTTGCTGTGGAAATAAAGGGGGCAAGAACAAAACATAAGAtgtactgtttttatatataaaatattattttgatagcAGTATGTATTTGAGCTTGTTTCTTGATTTTGAGGGAAACTAACAAACCATCAGGGTAAACAGTAAGCTGGACAGCTTTACTGAAGATGCTTTTGGTGCTGACGTCCATGTTGATGGTGGTGAAGCAGAAATAGTTGCCCGTGTCATTGGCTCTTGCGTTAGCAAGGTATAAGTTACCCGTCACCTGAGAAACAAACCATCTGCCGGCCTCTGGCTGGATGAAGTTGGGGAACTCATTGATGAGCCAGCGGTAGGACAAAGCTTGACGGCAGCAAATAAATGCAAGATATTAACAAAATTATCAGGTTAACTACAAAGTGAAATGTTTTGCTCAATGATCGTGTGTAACCATACCTGGGTAATGAGCTGGTGGCTGGCAGGCAAGAAAGGTTCCCGTTCCCTCATGGACCGTCTGAGGGCTTCTACTCTCAGGGGGGAAATCATGGAGGTCTAGAATACACACAACATTAATCAGTAGAAGTAGTGTGATTTCAACTACTCTGCTACGCTGCTTATATTCAGAAAGGCCTAATTTTCATACTTGGACAACAAAATGGTTTGGTTTGTACTCACAGCCAAATTTGAGGTTAGCCACTCGGCTAACAATGGTGCCACAGCGGTTGATGGCGAGACACTGGTATGACCCACCATCTCGCCCATTCTGAGGGTTATTGATAACGAGGTTTCCTGCGACCTGTGTGTAGTGTGAATCCTCAGCAAATGTTATTTCAGTGCCATTCACACGCCACCTGTCAGAAATCACATACAAGGTCTAACTTTAACAGAATCTAACTAAAAAAGtgcataattaataattaatttaatttagataaaAGTATTCTACCTTTTATTGGACACCATGCATTatgcatttcaaatgtttttcttaaacAGCATTTTTGCCTAGTTTTCCTGTAAAAACTATGTTTAACCtcctttaaattagattttttaaatgctattgaAGCAAACCCGTAAATTGAAATATGTTTTCAGAGAATAATATACAgtat
The genomic region above belongs to Carassius gibelio isolate Cgi1373 ecotype wild population from Czech Republic chromosome A11, carGib1.2-hapl.c, whole genome shotgun sequence and contains:
- the LOC128022349 gene encoding contactin-2-like; this translates as MRILLCLLSLSALALSYALGGDVCVSGHDSGPVFEEQPSSLIYPEGMPEGKVTLSCQARASPATIYRWRVNGTEITFAEDSHYTQVAGNLVINNPQNGRDGGSYQCLAINRCGTIVSRVANLKFGYLHDFPPESRSPQTVHEGTGTFLACQPPAHYPALSYRWLINEFPNFIQPEAGRWFVSQVTGNLYLANARANDTGNYFCFTTINMDVSTKSIFSKAVQLTVYPDANPRKATPNIRVRFPAETYVLSGQTAQLECFAYGNPIPKIHWRKVDGILPPKVGASAEGPILIIPELNFDDEGIYECEVYNSEGRETHQGRISVQAQPEWLQVMSDSEVEISSELQWSCVAAGKPRPTIHWLRNGQPLITQDRVEVNNGRLRISNLALEDSGMYQCVAENKHGTIYSNAELRVQVQAPDFRLNPVRKLVPAARGGQVKMECKPRAAPKPTLFWSRGTELLTNSTRITVTPDGVLWIYNISRSDEGKYTCFAENYLGKANSTGHLSVRDATKITLAPSNADINQDENASLQCHASHDPTMDLTFTWSLNGVLLDLEDPNGHYRRMEGKETIGDLVIVNGQLSHAGTYTCTAQTVVDSAVASAKLVVRGPPGPPGGLVVTSVNDTSVELRWSRGYDNHSPIGKYVILGRSSQTHDWKRMRTDPVNIEGNAESARVTDLRAWMDYEFQVIASNILGSGEPSMPSQSVRTKQAAPTVAPSGLGGGGGNPNELIITWTPMAREYQNGDGFGYILAFRKQGMPTWTVVRVPHVESSRYVYSNESLSAYCPFEVRIKAYNKKGEGPFSQIAVVHSAEEEPTVSPRRINATALTAFEIQVSWDPIQHLIINGVLRGYEIRYWRQHEREAAADRVRTAGLENTARVTGLRPNTLYHVTVLAYNSAGTGPPSPRTTVITKRPPPSRPPGNVSWKADGSWVTVRWDHVKSMDNESAVLGYKVLYKHEGQSALKILDKSKNSVILPLPKDSGYLILEVRSWGDGGDGAAHETIVSRDSGTGMMVQKSAGTSGYLCTSVLAVTALVLIGSSGL